A stretch of the Paenibacillus dendritiformis genome encodes the following:
- a CDS encoding MFS transporter, with the protein MPMLAKRIGKRNTALLGMAVGAVSQLGMYGAALASSIPLLVGAVVAGNAGLGLTAGLMYAMLADTVGYGEWRSGVRA; encoded by the coding sequence ATGCCCATGCTGGCGAAGCGGATCGGCAAGCGCAATACGGCCTTGCTCGGGATGGCGGTGGGCGCCGTCAGTCAACTGGGCATGTACGGGGCGGCGCTGGCAAGCTCGATTCCGTTGCTGGTCGGAGCCGTAGTGGCCGGCAATGCCGGCCTCGGATTGACCGCAGGCCTTATGTATGCGATGCTGGCCGACACCGTTGGTTATGGGGAGTGGAGATCCGGCGTCAGAGCTTAA
- a CDS encoding transposase, which yields MPGIGDKLAASLLAENGDATPFSNAKELVAYAGLDPAVYASGKFVASADDSGRLGGLIVSTGTLPLVAVFGQGD from the coding sequence ATACCTGGAATAGGAGACAAGCTCGCAGCAAGCCTTTTAGCTGAGAACGGAGATGCCACACCATTTAGCAATGCCAAAGAACTGGTAGCCTATGCAGGGTTGGATCCTGCCGTATACGCATCAGGGAAGTTTGTGGCCAGTGCGGATGATTCCGGCCGACTGGGAGGACTTATTGTCAGCACCGGCACGCTGCCGCTGGTAGCCGTATTCGGCCAAGGCGATTAG
- a CDS encoding NCS2 family permease: protein MVHQERERPSHAKENASPNPAVRLNPSDWRRELLAGIVSFFAIVYIIIVNSSILADAGIPQEAGIIATVLASAIGCFIMGWWGKAPLIIAPGMGINAMFTYTLVQGMGLTWQQALAVTAISGICFIAISMTSLVEKLRTAIPASLQEAISVGIGLMLVLIGLQKGGVIVSDRSSMIAVQSFADPSVLVTLLTLALTCILYMRKVPGNLLLAIIGGTVLAYLFGAVPTNAAAGGGGFSWSTYGDVFGQLTVKGLPVMTLIVAVFSLTLVIVFESVGLINAQLNMSGRQERFQRVVQANAVTVFLSGIFGTSPTVSTVEAAAGISSGGRTGWTSIVTGVLFLLTFIAMPVITLVPDPAVAPILIFIGGLMMPAVRNISFERLEEGLPAFFIIAFIPLMHSIVDGIAIGFISYALFHLAVGKGRQVKPLFYIISLLFVMHFVLQTI from the coding sequence TTGGTCCACCAAGAAAGAGAGAGACCGTCGCATGCAAAGGAGAATGCTTCGCCTAATCCAGCTGTCCGCCTGAATCCAAGCGATTGGCGGCGGGAGCTGTTAGCGGGAATCGTGTCTTTTTTTGCGATTGTCTATATTATTATTGTGAATTCATCGATATTGGCGGATGCCGGGATTCCGCAGGAAGCCGGTATTATCGCCACCGTGCTCGCGTCCGCTATCGGCTGCTTCATTATGGGCTGGTGGGGCAAAGCGCCCCTGATCATCGCGCCGGGGATGGGAATCAACGCGATGTTCACGTACACGCTCGTTCAGGGCATGGGGCTGACGTGGCAGCAAGCGCTGGCCGTCACCGCGATATCCGGCATTTGCTTTATTGCCATTAGCATGACTTCGCTCGTCGAGAAGCTGAGAACGGCCATTCCCGCTTCATTACAGGAAGCGATCTCGGTCGGAATCGGTCTCATGCTCGTCCTGATCGGATTGCAAAAGGGCGGGGTCATCGTCTCGGATCGCTCCTCTATGATTGCGGTGCAATCGTTTGCCGATCCGAGCGTGCTGGTTACGCTGTTGACCTTGGCGTTAACATGCATTCTGTACATGCGCAAGGTTCCGGGGAATCTGCTGCTGGCGATTATCGGAGGAACGGTGCTCGCCTATCTGTTCGGAGCCGTGCCGACGAATGCGGCGGCCGGGGGCGGAGGCTTTTCCTGGTCCACCTATGGGGATGTGTTCGGGCAGTTGACTGTAAAGGGCTTACCCGTCATGACCTTGATTGTCGCCGTATTCTCGCTGACGCTTGTCATCGTGTTCGAGAGCGTCGGACTGATTAACGCACAGTTGAACATGAGCGGCAGACAGGAGCGGTTCCAGCGCGTCGTTCAGGCGAATGCGGTCACGGTCTTCTTGAGCGGGATTTTCGGCACAAGTCCGACCGTCTCGACCGTGGAAGCGGCTGCCGGCATCTCGTCCGGCGGAAGAACGGGCTGGACCTCGATCGTCACGGGAGTGCTGTTCCTGTTGACATTCATTGCGATGCCGGTCATCACGCTCGTTCCGGATCCGGCGGTAGCGCCGATCCTGATATTCATTGGCGGCTTGATGATGCCCGCCGTCCGGAATATTTCCTTCGAACGGCTGGAGGAAGGCCTTCCCGCCTTCTTCATCATCGCGTTCATTCCGCTGATGCACAGCATCGTGGACGGAATCGCGATCGGCTTCATCAGCTACGCGCTGTTCCACCTGGCGGTGGGCAAAGGGCGCCAAGTCAAGCCCCTGTTCTATATCATTTCGCTTCTGTTCGTCATGCATTTTGTGCTGCAGACGATATAG
- the ppdK gene encoding pyruvate, phosphate dikinase — protein sequence MKPNWICHFRHGDAGMKALLGGKGANLAEMTRIGLPVPPGFTITTEACRSYYAENRLPDGLMDDVRAALQAVELMRGQRFGDARDPLLVSVRSGSVHSMPGMMDTILNLGLNDKTVQGLASVTGDERFAYDCYRRLIHMFGNVVSGVESGEFERILAEVKAHSGARTDQALSADGLREVVRRYQQYLEEEAGAPFPQDVHVQLRLAIEAVFRSWNNHRAQVYRKLHQLSDDEGTAVNIQSMVFGNRGADSGTGVLFTRHPSTGEKLLFGEYLTDAQGEDVVAGTRTPQPIAKMAEEMPDLYRQLVEAAGQLERHYRDMQDIEFTVERGKLFILQTRAGKRTAQAAVAIAAALVQEGLITAQEALLRMDVAQLEHLLHPSIAPDAAIDTVATGLPASPGAASGRIVLDADEAERMAAAGERVILLRPETTPEDIHGVLAAEGVLTSRGGMTSHAAVVARSMGKPCVTGCEDVSFDFARKRIAIGGRTFREGDLLSIDGATGRVIAGAVPLVAAEMSDEFQQLLEWADRERELGVYANADTPADAAKARALGAEGIGLCRTEHMFMSADRLRIVQEMILAESETERRKALARLLPLQQEDFEGIFEAMDGYTVTIRLLDPPLHEFLPNLEELVVRQTEWKATGAGTARERKELDRLIAKVRSLHELNPMLGQRGCRLGILFPEIYEMQAEALFLAASRMLRKGVRVQPDIMVPLVGHAAELKLLRELIERAAERVLGPERRNCAYRIGTMIEVPRAALTAGQIAEHADFFSFGTNDLTQMTFGCSRDDAEGKFLAHYVDRRVLAANPFQVLDTSGVGQLIELAVERGLAANPQLKTGICGEHGGERDSILFCHATGLDYVSCSTFRVPLARIAAAQAKLLHGSRNKASLHSISV from the coding sequence ATGAAGCCGAATTGGATCTGTCACTTCCGGCATGGCGATGCCGGCATGAAAGCGCTGTTGGGCGGAAAAGGAGCCAATCTTGCGGAAATGACCCGCATCGGGCTGCCGGTGCCGCCCGGCTTCACCATCACGACGGAAGCGTGCCGATCCTACTATGCGGAGAATCGGCTGCCGGACGGCCTGATGGACGATGTTCGCGCCGCGCTGCAGGCCGTCGAGCTGATGCGCGGCCAGCGGTTCGGGGACGCCCGCGATCCGCTTCTCGTCTCCGTCCGCTCCGGTTCCGTGCATTCCATGCCCGGCATGATGGATACGATTCTCAATCTTGGGCTGAACGATAAGACCGTCCAAGGCCTCGCCTCCGTCACAGGCGACGAGCGCTTCGCCTATGATTGCTACCGCCGCCTCATTCATATGTTCGGCAATGTCGTATCCGGCGTCGAATCGGGCGAATTCGAGCGCATCCTCGCCGAAGTCAAGGCGCATAGCGGCGCGCGGACGGACCAGGCTCTCTCCGCCGACGGCTTGCGCGAGGTTGTCCGGCGGTATCAGCAATATTTGGAGGAGGAAGCCGGAGCGCCGTTCCCGCAGGATGTGCATGTCCAGCTGCGGCTGGCCATCGAGGCGGTGTTCCGAAGCTGGAACAATCACCGCGCCCAGGTGTACCGCAAGCTGCACCAGCTCTCCGATGACGAGGGCACGGCAGTCAATATCCAGTCGATGGTGTTCGGCAACCGCGGCGCGGACAGCGGGACGGGCGTGCTGTTCACCCGCCATCCGTCGACAGGCGAGAAGCTGCTGTTCGGCGAGTATTTGACCGATGCGCAGGGGGAAGACGTCGTCGCCGGCACCCGGACGCCGCAGCCGATCGCCAAGATGGCGGAGGAAATGCCGGATCTGTACCGGCAGCTTGTCGAAGCCGCCGGCCAGTTGGAGCGCCATTACCGCGACATGCAGGATATCGAGTTCACGGTCGAGCGCGGCAAGCTGTTCATCCTGCAGACGCGGGCCGGCAAGCGGACGGCGCAAGCCGCCGTCGCCATCGCTGCCGCGCTCGTGCAGGAAGGGCTGATCACGGCGCAGGAAGCCTTGCTGCGAATGGATGTCGCGCAGCTGGAGCATCTGCTGCACCCGTCCATTGCGCCCGATGCCGCGATCGACACCGTGGCGACCGGACTGCCCGCCTCGCCGGGAGCGGCCTCCGGCCGCATCGTGCTTGACGCCGACGAGGCCGAACGGATGGCCGCCGCCGGCGAGCGCGTCATTCTCCTCCGGCCGGAGACGACGCCGGAGGATATTCACGGCGTGCTCGCGGCGGAAGGCGTGCTGACGAGCCGGGGCGGCATGACGAGCCACGCGGCCGTCGTCGCCCGCAGCATGGGGAAACCCTGCGTCACAGGCTGCGAGGACGTCAGCTTCGACTTCGCCCGGAAGCGCATCGCCATCGGCGGGCGCACGTTCCGCGAAGGCGACCTGCTGTCGATCGACGGCGCGACGGGCCGCGTCATCGCCGGAGCCGTGCCGCTCGTCGCCGCGGAGATGTCGGATGAGTTCCAGCAGCTGCTGGAATGGGCCGACCGCGAACGCGAGCTGGGCGTCTATGCGAACGCGGACACGCCCGCGGACGCCGCGAAGGCGCGTGCGCTCGGGGCCGAAGGCATCGGTCTCTGCCGGACCGAGCACATGTTCATGTCCGCGGATCGGCTGCGCATCGTCCAGGAGATGATTCTGGCCGAATCGGAGACGGAGCGCCGGAAAGCGCTCGCGCGGCTGCTGCCGCTGCAGCAGGAGGACTTTGAGGGCATTTTCGAGGCGATGGACGGTTATACGGTCACGATTCGGCTGCTGGATCCGCCGCTCCATGAGTTCCTGCCGAATCTGGAGGAGCTTGTCGTCCGGCAGACCGAGTGGAAAGCGACCGGAGCCGGAACGGCCCGCGAACGGAAAGAACTGGATCGCCTGATCGCCAAGGTGCGTTCGCTGCATGAGCTGAATCCGATGCTCGGCCAGCGCGGCTGCCGGCTCGGCATTCTGTTCCCGGAGATCTATGAGATGCAGGCGGAGGCGCTCTTCCTCGCCGCATCCCGCATGCTGCGCAAAGGCGTGCGCGTGCAGCCTGACATTATGGTGCCGCTGGTCGGCCATGCCGCCGAACTGAAGCTGCTGCGCGAGCTGATCGAGCGCGCGGCGGAGCGGGTGCTCGGTCCGGAGCGGCGCAACTGTGCATACCGCATCGGCACGATGATCGAAGTGCCGCGCGCGGCGCTGACGGCAGGCCAGATTGCCGAGCATGCCGACTTCTTCTCGTTCGGCACGAACGATCTGACGCAGATGACGTTCGGCTGCAGCCGTGACGATGCCGAGGGCAAGTTCCTGGCCCACTATGTCGACCGCCGCGTGCTGGCGGCGAACCCGTTCCAGGTGCTCGACACGTCCGGGGTCGGCCAGTTGATTGAGCTGGCCGTGGAGCGCGGCCTTGCCGCCAATCCGCAGCTCAAGACCGGCATCTGCGGCGAGCACGGCGGCGAGCGCGACTCGATCCTGTTCTGCCATGCGACCGGGCTCGATTATGTAAGCTGCTCGACGTTCCGCGTCCCGCTCGCCCGCATCGCCGCCGCCCAGGCGAAGCTGCTGCACGGAAGCCGCAACAAAGCTTCCCTGCATTCGATATCGGTGTAA
- a CDS encoding CD1375 family protein produces MIKKALKTIEDVPLRWKAAVQEKLEQEA; encoded by the coding sequence TTGATTAAAAAGGCATTGAAAACGATCGAAGACGTACCGCTGCGCTGGAAAGCAGCCGTACAGGAAAAACTTGAACAAGAAGCATAA
- a CDS encoding ketopantoate hydroxymethyltransferase has protein sequence MISSILLEEMAQHVNRRIAKVVLNQSVEITDFQIKDVSEQEVLMEYIIPAGAAETVTLIELQDEAGTVLTSNPVYIPLTTDTLIKHPIAIREVA, from the coding sequence ATGATTAGTTCTATTTTATTGGAGGAAATGGCGCAGCACGTCAACCGTAGAATCGCCAAGGTCGTGCTGAACCAATCCGTGGAAATTACGGATTTTCAGATCAAGGATGTATCGGAACAGGAAGTGCTGATGGAATACATCATTCCTGCCGGCGCGGCGGAGACCGTGACGCTGATTGAACTGCAGGATGAAGCCGGAACGGTCCTGACCTCGAATCCGGTATACATTCCGCTTACAACCGATACGCTCATCAAGCATCCAATCGCAATCAGGGAGGTGGCCTAG